A stretch of Mus caroli chromosome 5, CAROLI_EIJ_v1.1, whole genome shotgun sequence DNA encodes these proteins:
- the LOC115031106 gene encoding proline-rich receptor-like protein kinase PERK8, giving the protein MSREPSPRRRLDPASLSRNPSQEQLIAELQGRLGIQLAAEEVAGAPEQDWLTEGVVITVQPRGRQAGGQLVEKVVYPPDSPIPLRRTISVVAPSPPAPLLQDHPDPSTGSSPLPPSLPTPSWPGPLAAASAPSSGVQTEGGKSPEEGGRGPPGLISVPHTVRSVGCQTNEDPLFCPMQAGLLAPCPARALSRPKPPPNSEDAAEVCTHAGTEGSVLHPQPRQ; this is encoded by the exons ATGTCCCGGGAGCCCTCCCCTCGCCGCAGGCTGGACCCTGCCAGCCTGAGCAGGAACCCATCCCAGGAGCAGCTCATTGCCGAGCTGCAGGGCCGGCTGGGCATCCAGCTGGCGGCCGAGGAGGTGGCAGGGGCCCCCGAGCAGGACTGGCTGACGGAAGGCGTTGTTATCACCGTGCAGCCACGTGGGAGGCAGGCCGGGGGGCAGCTGGTAGAGAAG gttGTCTACCCTCCTGACTCTCCCATTCCCCTGAGAAGAACCATCTCTGTTGTGGctccttctccccctgcccctttgCTCCAGGATCACCCCGACCCTTCGACTGGcagctctcctctcccacccagcctGCCCACTCCCTCCTGGCCAGGGCCCTtggctgctgcttctgctccatcttctggGGTCCAGACTGAAGGGGGGAAGTCCCCAGAGGAGGGTGGGCGTGGCCCTCCTGGTCTCATCTCCGTGCCCCACACTGTGAGGTCTGTGGGCTGCCAGACCAATGAGGACCCACTCTTCTGCCCGATGCAGGCCGGCCTCCTGGCACCTTGCCCTGCCCGTGCCCTGTCTCGTCCCAAGCCACCTCCCAACTCCGAGGATGCTGCAGAGGTGTGCACTCATGCAGGCACGGAGGGCTCCGTCCTCCATCCTCAACCCAGACAGTAA
- the Rplp0 gene encoding 60S acidic ribosomal protein P0, which yields MPREDRATWKSNYFLKIIQLLDDYPKCFIVGADNVGSKQMQQIRMSLRGKAVVLMGKNTMMXKAIRGHLENNPALEKLLPHIRGNVGFVFTKEDLTEIRDMLLANKVPAAARAGAIAPCEVTVPAQNTGLGPEKTSFFQALGITTKISRGTIEILSDVQLIKTGDKVGASEATLLNMLNISPFSFGLIIQQVFDNGSIYNPEVLDITEQALHSRFLEGVRNVASVCLQIGYPTVASVPHSIINGYKRVLALSVETEYTFPLAEKVKAFLADPSAFAAAAPAAAATTAAPAAAAAPAKAEAKEESEESDEDMGFGLFD from the exons ATGCCCAGGGAAGACAGGGCGACCTGGAAGTCCAACTACTTCCTCAAGATCATC CAACTTTTGGATGATTACCCAAAATGCTTCATTGTGGGAGCAGACAACGTGGGCTCCAAGCAGATGCAGCAGATCCGCATGTCCCTCCGAGGGAAGGCNGTGGTGCTGATGGGCAAGAACACCATGATGCNCAAGGCCATCAGGGGCCACCTGGAGAACAACCCAGCTCTGGAGAAACTGCTGCCTCACATCCGGGGGAACGTGGGCTTCGTGTTCACCAAGGAGGACCTCACTGAGATTCGGGATATGCTGTTGGCCAATAAG GTGCCAGCTGCTGCTCGTGCTGGTGCCATCGCCCCGTGTGAGGTCACTGTGCCAGCTCAGAACACTGGTCTGGGGCCCGAGAAGACCTCCTTCTTCCAGGCTTTGGGCATCACCACGAAAATCTCCAGAGGTACCATTGAAATTCTG AGTGACGTGCAGCTGATAAAGACTGGAGACAAGGTGGGAGCCAGCGAGGCCACACTGCTGAACATGCTGAacatctcccctttctccttcggGCTGATCATCCAGCAGGTGTTTGACAACGGCAGCATTTATAACCCAGAAGTGCTCGACATcacagagcaggccctgcactcTCGCTTCCTGGAG GGTGTCCGCAACGTGGCCAGTGTGTGTCTGCAGATTGGGTACCCGACTGTTGCCTCGGTGCCACACTCCATCATCAATGGGTACAAGCGTGTCCTGGCATTGTCTGTGGAAACTGAGTACACCTTCCCACTTGCTGAAAAG GTCAAGGCCTTCCTGGCTGATCCATCTGCATTTGCGGCTGCTGCCCCTGcagctgctgccaccactgctgcccctGCGGCTGCTGCAGCCCCTGCCAAAGCTGAAGCAAAGGAAGAGTCGGAGGAATCAGATGAGGATATGGGATTCGGTCTCTTCGACTAA